The Sulfitobacter faviae genome includes the window TAGGCCAGTTCATCGCCCGCGCGGGTCTCCCCTTCGGGGATCCAATAGGCCACGATGTTGTCATTGCCTTCCAGATCCGAAGGTATCTCGACCAGCCGCAGCGTGCCTTTGCCCCAGTCGCCCATGGGTTCGATCATCAGCGAGGGGCGGCGTTCGTAATGGGCCTGCGCGTCGAGGTAATGCTCAAAGTCCCGATTGCGCTGCGCCAGCCCGAAAGACCGCGGGCTCTGCGCCCCGAAATAGGAACTCGCCAAACGCGGCGGATTGTTCAGCGGGCGGCAGAGGGTGGTATCCTTGCCTGTGTTCAGCACCAAGACTTCGCTGTCATGCACCGCGGGGCGGAAGTCGTCGAAATTGCCCTTATCCGCGCCATTGTGCAAAAACATCGAGGTCAGCGGCGCGATGCCAAGCTGTTTGATGTCTTCGCGCAGGAAGAGCCGCATGGTGACTTCGACGGTGGTGTCTTCGCCCGGTGTGATCACGAATTGATAGGCCCCGGTCACCGAAGGGCTGTCGAGCGCGGCATAGATCGTGACGCTATCGTCACCCGGTTCGGGGCGGCGCAGCCAAACCTCGCTGAAGCGGGGGAATTCCTCACCTTCGGGCAGGCCGGTGTTGACGGCCAATCCCCGCGCGCTGAGACCATAGAGCGTGTCCTTGCCCAAGGCGCGGAAATAGCTCGCCCCTTGGAAGACGATCAATTCATCGAAAATATCGGCCCGGTTGAGCGGGGTGTGCAGGCGGAAACCGGCGACGCCCGGCATCTCGGCATTGGGCGGGATCGACTTGGCGAGTTCTTCGTCGTCATACTCAAAATCGGCGGTGGTAAAGCCCATCGGTTCCACCGCGTCGCCCCGGACCTCGTTCATCTTCACCGCTTCCTTAAACAGCCAGCCGGGGTGGAAGGCGTGCAGCCTGAAGGCCACGCCCTTTTCCTGCCAGCGGGCCTGCTCGGGCCGGAACCGGATGCGCTGGTAGGCGTCATAATCCAGATCGGCAAGGAAGCCTTCGACCGGCTTCGGGGCCACATAGGAGGTCTGGGCCAATCGCCGCATATCTTCGACCAGTGCGTCGAAGGTGAAGGAGGCGGCGGGCACCTCCTGCGCCGCGCTGTGCCGCGGCATGAGCGCGGCGGCAAAGGACGCGGCGGAGAGGGTGAGGAACTGGCGGCGTTCTAGGGTTTCGGACCGCTGTTCAATCGGTCGTGCAGTCGGGAAATTCGGCAAAACAATACCTCAGAAGACACGTTAAGAGTGTGCAATTTTTCCCCTATCTAATCTTTTTGCGGAGGCTGGAAACTTGATATTGCAACTATCAGCGGATTGCCGCAGGGCAGCGCGGAAAACCGCCGATCCGGCTGCTGCGCGGCGGGGGCTGCACAAATTTTCGCCTTGATTTCCGTAGGATCGGCTCTTTTTTGTGACAATCGCCCTGCGATGGTGGCAAGATTTTGCGGCGCTTTGAGGCGTGTTTGGGCGGGATCGCGCCCCACCCCCGCGGGAGGGCGGCGCGCGGTGGGGGTCAGACGGCGTCGAGCCCTTCGGCCAGCAAACGCTCAAGACTGCGCATCTCGGCCTCCGTCAGGGGAATCCCCTTGGCCCGCGTCTCGGCACGCGCCTTGAACCGGCG containing:
- a CDS encoding glucan biosynthesis protein, producing MPRHSAAQEVPAASFTFDALVEDMRRLAQTSYVAPKPVEGFLADLDYDAYQRIRFRPEQARWQEKGVAFRLHAFHPGWLFKEAVKMNEVRGDAVEPMGFTTADFEYDDEELAKSIPPNAEMPGVAGFRLHTPLNRADIFDELIVFQGASYFRALGKDTLYGLSARGLAVNTGLPEGEEFPRFSEVWLRRPEPGDDSVTIYAALDSPSVTGAYQFVITPGEDTTVEVTMRLFLREDIKQLGIAPLTSMFLHNGADKGNFDDFRPAVHDSEVLVLNTGKDTTLCRPLNNPPRLASSYFGAQSPRSFGLAQRNRDFEHYLDAQAHYERRPSLMIEPMGDWGKGTLRLVEIPSDLEGNDNIVAYWIPEGETRAGDELAYGYRMHWGMTPPGATPQTLGRVVRLRSGHGGVAGVEADTETRKFVIDFAGGQLSDMPSDAELEPVTSAQNGEIVEAILSRVDGRDEWRLVLELRAEPDAIVEIKAVLSGYDRNLTETWVYQWINA